Proteins from one Glycine soja cultivar W05 unplaced genomic scaffold, ASM419377v2 tig00104555_1_pilon, whole genome shotgun sequence genomic window:
- the LOC114404590 gene encoding germin-like protein subfamily 1 member 7: MKVVYFLVAILALTSSLVSAYDPSPLQDFCVAAKEKDGVFVNGKFCKDPKLVKAEDFFRHVEPGKTDNPVGSNVTQVFVDQLPGLNTLGIALARIDFAPKGLNAPHTHPRGTEILIVLEGTLYVGFVTSNQDGNRLFTKVLNKGDVFVFPIGLIHFQLNVGYGNAVAIAGLSSQNPGAITIANALFKANPPISSEVLTKAFQVDKTIIDYLQKQSWYDNNN, encoded by the exons ATGAAAGTTGTGTACTTCCTTGTTGCCATCTTGGCTTTGACATCCTCTCTTGTCTCTGCCTATGATCCTAGTCCTCTGCAAGATTTCTGTGTGGCAGCCAAAGAAAAAGATGGTG TGTTTGTGAACGGGAAATTTTGCAAGGACCCTAAGCTTGTCAAAGCTGAAGATTTCTTCAGACATGTAGAACCGGGGAAGACTGACAACCCAGTAGGTTCAAACGTGACTCAGGTGTTTGTTGATCAACTACCGGGACTAAACACGCTTGGCATAGCTTTGGCTCGCATAGATTTTGCACCAAAGGGTTTGAACGCTCCCCACACTCACCCTCGCGGCACTGAGATCCTTATAGTCCTTGAGGGTACTCTTTATGTTGGATTTGTGACTTCCAATCAAGATGGAAATCGCCTCTTCACCAAAGTGCTGAACAAGGGTGATGTGTTTGTGTTCCCAATTGGTCTGATTCATTTCCAATTGAATGTGGGATATGGCAATGCTGTTGCCATTGCTGGCCTTAGCAGTCAAAATCCAGGAGCTATCACTATTGCAAATGCTTTGTTTAAAGCTAATCCGCCTATTTCTTCTGAGGTTCTCACCAAAGCTTTCCAGGTGGACAAGACTATAATCGATTATCTTCAAAAGCAATCTTGGTACGACAACAATAACTAA